A genomic stretch from Sulfobacillus thermosulfidooxidans includes:
- the wecB gene encoding non-hydrolyzing UDP-N-acetylglucosamine 2-epimerase gives MKVVSIIGARPQYIKAAVVSPVLRQYAQEVLIDTGQHYDEKLSQIFYEGLTIPRPDYDLHVGSGTHGIQTGKMLMALDPILEKEHPNWVVVYGDTNSTLAGALAASKLNIPVAHIEAGLRSFNRAMPEEINRVLTDHLASKLYCPTQQAVENLAQEGITEGVVLCGDVMDVLWDKTPDNPDVLARLKLPSKSFALATVHRQETTDDPEKLRNVLKALGDLPWPVVLPLHPRTRQRIEQFHLQALIDVPHLQIIEPIGYQDMVTLERHAQAVLTDSGGVQREACRAGTPTYILRDETEWTELIESGQAVLCGTRYEHILDAVQHQRVGNRPTLPLADPVRCIVEDLQRGYTSHA, from the coding sequence ATGAAAGTGGTAAGCATCATCGGAGCCCGCCCACAATACATCAAGGCAGCCGTTGTTTCGCCGGTTCTGCGTCAATATGCTCAAGAAGTGCTTATTGATACGGGTCAGCATTACGACGAGAAATTATCTCAGATATTTTATGAGGGTCTGACCATTCCCCGTCCCGATTATGATTTGCACGTCGGATCAGGCACTCACGGCATTCAAACCGGAAAAATGCTCATGGCTCTAGATCCTATTTTAGAAAAAGAGCATCCAAATTGGGTTGTTGTTTATGGAGATACCAATTCGACGTTAGCCGGAGCTTTGGCTGCGAGTAAACTCAATATTCCTGTTGCCCATATTGAAGCGGGGTTGCGAAGTTTCAACCGGGCTATGCCGGAAGAAATCAACCGGGTGTTAACAGACCATTTGGCATCCAAATTATATTGTCCCACCCAGCAGGCTGTAGAGAACTTGGCTCAAGAAGGCATTACTGAAGGCGTCGTGCTGTGCGGGGATGTTATGGATGTGTTATGGGACAAGACTCCAGATAATCCCGACGTATTGGCGCGTCTAAAACTGCCGTCAAAGTCCTTCGCCTTGGCCACAGTGCACCGGCAAGAAACCACAGATGACCCGGAAAAATTAAGGAACGTGTTAAAGGCACTCGGCGATTTGCCGTGGCCAGTTGTATTGCCTTTGCATCCAAGGACTCGGCAGCGCATCGAGCAGTTTCATTTGCAGGCGTTAATAGACGTCCCTCATCTCCAAATTATTGAACCCATTGGGTACCAAGATATGGTAACCTTGGAGCGGCATGCACAAGCCGTATTGACAGATTCCGGCGGCGTTCAACGAGAAGCGTGCCGGGCAGGGACCCCCACCTATATTCTGCGCGATGAAACTGAGTGGACGGAACTTATTGAAAGCGGCCAAGCGGTGCTTTGTGGCACTCGTTACGAGCACATTCTTGATGCGGTGCAGCATCAGCGGGTTGGAAACCGGCCCACATTACCACTTGCGGATCCGGTAAGATGTATCGTAGAGGATTTGCAAAGGGGATATACTTCTCATGCGTGA
- a CDS encoding DegT/DnrJ/EryC1/StrS family aminotransferase gives MMEVPSFTLTRQMKEMEAELSAAIERVMESGQFILGDVVKTFEEQMANYTHSRFAIGVGNGSDALYLALRAVNIGPGDEVLTTPFTFFATAGSILRTGAKPVFTDIQVDTFNMDPEQARTRITPRTRAVLPVHLFGLMADVEALRQDFDGIIIEDAAQAIGATLRGKSAGSVGDLAAFSFFPTKNLGALGDGGLVTTQREEWANAVRALRAHGSRKKYYHEVLGMNSRLDALQAAILSAKLPYLDKWTQKRQHIAKRYSEGLSALDLESVHIPLVPEGFTHVFHQYTIRVENRDGLQAFLKSQGIGTTVYYPLALHLQPALQDLGYHRGDFPISEQVQQEVLSLPMFPELTDSEVDYVIEMIGHFYGKRVG, from the coding sequence ATGATGGAAGTCCCGTCTTTTACACTAACACGGCAGATGAAAGAAATGGAAGCAGAATTGTCTGCTGCCATAGAAAGGGTCATGGAATCAGGGCAGTTTATTCTAGGTGATGTCGTCAAAACCTTCGAAGAGCAAATGGCCAATTATACCCACAGTCGTTTTGCTATTGGAGTAGGAAACGGATCCGATGCCTTATATCTGGCTTTGCGGGCTGTCAATATTGGACCGGGTGATGAGGTTCTCACGACACCTTTTACATTTTTTGCTACAGCCGGAAGTATTTTGAGAACCGGGGCCAAACCGGTCTTTACTGACATCCAAGTGGATACTTTTAATATGGACCCGGAACAAGCACGGACTCGGATAACCCCCCGGACCCGGGCCGTGCTTCCGGTCCACCTTTTTGGGCTGATGGCGGATGTTGAGGCATTACGACAAGATTTTGACGGGATTATTATTGAAGATGCTGCCCAGGCCATCGGCGCAACATTGCGGGGCAAATCAGCAGGCAGTGTGGGTGATTTGGCGGCGTTTAGTTTTTTTCCGACAAAGAATTTAGGAGCACTGGGTGACGGCGGGTTAGTCACGACCCAGCGGGAAGAGTGGGCGAATGCTGTACGGGCACTGCGGGCGCACGGTTCCCGCAAGAAATATTATCATGAAGTCTTAGGAATGAACTCGCGCTTAGATGCCTTGCAAGCAGCCATTTTATCTGCCAAACTTCCCTATTTGGACAAGTGGACCCAAAAGCGGCAGCACATTGCCAAGCGGTATAGTGAAGGGCTTAGCGCGCTGGACCTTGAAAGCGTGCATATTCCTCTTGTTCCCGAGGGTTTTACCCATGTGTTTCACCAGTATACGATTCGCGTCGAGAACAGGGACGGCTTGCAAGCCTTTTTGAAAAGTCAGGGCATCGGAACAACGGTCTATTATCCTTTGGCACTTCATCTTCAACCCGCTTTGCAGGATTTGGGCTATCACCGGGGTGATTTTCCTATAAGTGAGCAAGTGCAACAGGAAGTGTTGTCTTTGCCGATGTTTCCGGAGTTGACAGATTCGGAAGTGGATTATGTGATTGAAATGATCGGTCATTTTTATGGGAAACGGGTGGGTTAA
- a CDS encoding acyltransferase, giving the protein MKPIEQGMHCVIAEDVEIGRNVILGHHVIIHPHVIIEDNVVIGDGTILGKTPSKSKTSTLKTGNLMPLKIGQGTTLGAQVILYQGSTIGPECFIADQAVVRERCQLGTRVVIGQRSTVENDCQIGDYTKLQTAVYLTATTIVEDHVFIAPMVTTTNDPYVARTEARHAAMQGPIIHRGARIGGGAVLLPGVHIGQEALVAAGAVVTRDVPAYRLVMGVPARVVRQVPEEQWLFLPDGQPME; this is encoded by the coding sequence ATGAAACCCATTGAACAAGGAATGCACTGTGTGATTGCAGAAGATGTTGAAATAGGGCGGAATGTGATTTTGGGTCATCACGTCATTATTCATCCCCACGTGATTATTGAAGATAATGTGGTGATTGGCGATGGAACGATTTTAGGAAAGACACCATCAAAGAGTAAAACGAGTACGCTGAAAACGGGGAATTTAATGCCCCTTAAGATTGGTCAAGGTACAACCTTGGGCGCGCAAGTCATTCTTTACCAGGGTAGCACTATTGGTCCGGAGTGTTTTATTGCCGACCAAGCTGTTGTGCGGGAACGCTGCCAACTGGGAACGCGCGTGGTTATTGGCCAGCGCAGCACGGTAGAGAATGATTGCCAAATCGGGGATTATACCAAATTGCAAACCGCAGTCTATTTGACGGCGACGACCATCGTTGAAGACCATGTATTTATTGCCCCTATGGTGACCACCACGAATGATCCCTATGTCGCACGAACAGAAGCCCGCCATGCGGCCATGCAGGGACCTATTATTCACCGTGGGGCCCGAATCGGCGGCGGAGCGGTCTTGTTGCCCGGGGTTCATATCGGTCAAGAAGCCTTGGTGGCAGCGGGAGCTGTAGTGACCCGGGATGTCCCAGCCTATCGTTTAGTGATGGGGGTTCCTGCGCGTGTAGTAAGACAAGTTCCAGAAGAACAATGGCTATTCTTACCCGATGGGCAACCAATGGAATGA
- a CDS encoding nucleotide sugar dehydrogenase produces the protein MLVLTNHPTTTYYDRLMDRLTNRTALIGVVGLGYVGLPLAVEHALAGFSVIGLDDNLSKVERVNRGENYIPDVDSQTLKALTRDKRLKATGDYQDLTEADVIIICVPTPLTTNKEPDLSYILAVADKVRKIMRPGQLIALESTTYPGTTEEVLQPILETSGLRIGEEFFLAFSPERVNPGDPVYKTRNTPKLVGGVTDKCRKVATALYQQSITQVIPVSSPRVAELSKVFENTYRAVNIALVNELALLCDRMQLDVWEVLEAAGTKPFGIQIFQPGPGVGGHCIPLDPFYLSWKAREYDFPTRFIELAGEINLRMPYFVVDKVTRAMNTRKKAINGSRILLLGIAYKKDINDERESPALKVFELLEQQGAHVEFHDPYVPVVKPHTFFSRQIRSVELSQELLESQDCVVITTDHSCIDYEWVVNHSALVVDSRNATKKLGGRDNIVRL, from the coding sequence ATGCTCGTGCTCACTAATCATCCGACTACGACCTATTACGATCGCTTAATGGACCGCCTAACGAACCGCACCGCATTAATTGGGGTGGTGGGACTTGGTTATGTTGGGTTACCTCTGGCAGTGGAACATGCGTTAGCCGGATTTTCGGTCATCGGCTTAGATGATAATCTGAGCAAAGTCGAGCGGGTAAATCGGGGCGAAAACTATATTCCGGATGTGGATAGTCAGACATTAAAGGCATTAACCCGGGACAAACGGCTGAAAGCGACGGGGGATTACCAGGATTTAACGGAAGCTGATGTCATTATCATTTGTGTCCCCACTCCTCTAACCACCAATAAAGAACCGGACTTGTCCTATATTTTGGCCGTGGCTGACAAGGTGCGAAAAATTATGCGTCCTGGCCAGTTAATTGCGCTCGAAAGCACTACCTATCCTGGCACCACTGAGGAAGTGCTTCAACCAATCCTCGAAACCAGTGGCCTAAGAATCGGGGAAGAATTTTTCTTGGCTTTTTCTCCTGAGCGAGTGAATCCCGGCGATCCGGTTTACAAAACGCGCAATACCCCGAAATTAGTCGGAGGGGTTACCGACAAGTGCCGGAAAGTGGCCACAGCCCTCTATCAACAGTCTATTACCCAGGTCATTCCGGTGTCTTCCCCGCGGGTTGCGGAACTCTCAAAAGTCTTTGAAAATACGTACAGGGCTGTCAACATTGCTTTGGTAAATGAGCTGGCGTTATTGTGTGACCGAATGCAGCTTGATGTCTGGGAAGTGTTGGAAGCTGCCGGAACCAAACCTTTTGGCATCCAAATTTTTCAACCAGGTCCTGGGGTGGGAGGGCACTGCATTCCACTTGATCCCTTTTATCTGAGTTGGAAAGCGCGCGAATATGATTTTCCGACGCGGTTTATTGAATTGGCGGGCGAAATAAATCTGCGCATGCCATATTTTGTCGTCGACAAAGTGACGCGGGCGATGAATACGCGCAAAAAAGCGATTAATGGATCCCGAATTTTGTTATTAGGTATTGCCTACAAGAAGGATATCAATGACGAACGAGAATCGCCGGCCTTAAAAGTTTTCGAATTATTGGAGCAGCAAGGGGCGCATGTGGAATTTCATGATCCCTATGTGCCGGTTGTAAAACCCCACACGTTTTTCTCACGTCAAATTCGGTCTGTGGAATTGAGCCAAGAGCTATTGGAATCCCAAGACTGTGTGGTGATAACAACGGATCATTCATGCATTGATTATGAATGGGTGGTTAATCACAGCGCCTTGGTTGTGGATTCGCGCAACGCGACCAAGAAGCTCGGCGGGCGGGATAATATTGTCCGGTTGTAA
- a CDS encoding Gfo/Idh/MocA family protein, which produces MAIRAALIGCGKIGQRHLQALVHQDAIDLVATVDVNLERAEAAAVAFDAMAFDQTDVMLDKVDIDAAIIATPSGLHRELAFRVLERGKHVMVEKPLALSYHDAKAIVDFAKHQGVVAVVTQFNRMLPAIQQLFQAHQDGRLGRIVNGGVAVRWARPQSYYDEAPWRGTYAMDGGVLFNQAIHAIDVLLQLMGPVNEVFAYTATLTHQIEAEDSVSGTIRFHSGALASLAATTCVPKTNLEERLTIVGENGVVVIGPTVNQIHTWRVGNDNEQEVRQAILDLPARPSWQSHHDALKDFADAIENGVTPRLDAATALCDIAVIEALMLSGREGRIVRMSEITGEHA; this is translated from the coding sequence ATGGCAATACGAGCGGCGTTGATAGGGTGTGGCAAGATTGGACAACGTCATCTGCAAGCCCTTGTCCATCAAGACGCTATTGATTTAGTGGCCACGGTGGATGTCAACTTGGAACGGGCGGAAGCGGCTGCGGTGGCTTTTGACGCTATGGCCTTTGATCAAACCGATGTGATGTTAGATAAGGTGGACATTGATGCGGCAATTATTGCGACACCTTCTGGTCTTCACCGTGAACTCGCTTTTCGGGTACTGGAACGGGGAAAGCATGTGATGGTGGAAAAGCCCCTTGCCCTCTCCTATCACGATGCGAAGGCCATTGTCGATTTCGCTAAACACCAGGGCGTGGTCGCCGTTGTTACGCAATTTAACCGGATGTTGCCCGCGATTCAGCAATTGTTTCAGGCTCATCAAGATGGCCGGTTGGGGCGTATTGTCAATGGGGGTGTGGCTGTGAGATGGGCCAGACCCCAGTCTTACTATGATGAAGCTCCGTGGCGGGGCACTTATGCGATGGATGGGGGCGTCTTGTTTAACCAGGCCATTCATGCCATTGATGTGTTATTGCAATTGATGGGCCCTGTGAACGAAGTTTTTGCTTATACGGCGACCTTGACTCACCAGATTGAAGCAGAAGATAGCGTGTCGGGGACGATACGTTTTCATTCGGGAGCTTTAGCCTCCTTGGCTGCGACCACATGTGTGCCCAAAACGAATTTAGAAGAACGATTAACTATTGTGGGGGAAAATGGTGTGGTGGTAATTGGCCCCACGGTCAATCAGATTCATACCTGGCGCGTGGGCAATGATAACGAACAAGAGGTGCGCCAAGCCATCTTGGATTTGCCTGCACGTCCTAGCTGGCAGAGTCATCATGATGCGTTGAAGGACTTTGCAGACGCCATAGAAAATGGAGTGACACCCCGTCTCGATGCGGCGACGGCACTGTGTGATATTGCCGTAATTGAGGCCCTTATGCTCTCGGGACGGGAAGGACGTATTGTTCGCATGTCAGAAATCACAGGGGAACACGCATGA